The DNA window AGCTTCTCGACCGAGACCGACTCCGCCTTCCAGACCTGGCGCTGGTCCTCCTCGGTGTATTCAGGCGACAGCGCCACCGCGCCGGCCTCGAAGCCCGCGTTGGGACGGCGATAGGCAGCCCCTCCGTAGAAGTTGAGCCAGCGGCGCTGGAGCATGATGTCCTTCACCGACAGCGGCGTCTTGCCCACGGCATAGGGGGCAATCGATTCGAGGTCGCGAATCGCCTCTTCGTTCTTCGCCGCGCGCGCCTGCTCCATCGTCCAGGCCCAACCGCGCCGCTCACTCTCCCGGGCATCGATGGCCTGCCCCGCGCCGATGTACGCGTGGAGCCACTCCGGATGCTTCGCCGCGAGGTTGAGCCCGAGGATGCTTCCCCAGCTATGGCCGAGGACGAAGAGCTTCTCCTTGCCGAAGGTCTTCCGGGCCCACCTGACGACCTCCTCGGTATCGGCGTGCATCCGCTCGACCGTCAGCGTCGGCGTCACGGCGGCGGAGTCATTCGCGGCGTACGTCTTGCCCGCGCCGCGCTGGTCCCACTGGATGACGGTGAAGAACTCATCCCAGCCGTGTGCGACATACCAGCTCGTCGGCATCGCCACCCAGCCCGGGCCGCCGTGCAACACGAGCAGCACCGGATTGCGCAAGTCCCGGCTTCGGACCGAGACCCACTGGTCGATACCGCCGATGCGAACCTTCTCGCTGCGCTCCAGTCCCTCGGGCGCGACGATCTTCCGGAGGTCCGCGATGATTCTCACGGCCTCGGCCCGGTCCTGGGTGGCAGGCGCCTCTTGCGCCTCGGCCTGAAGGCCCCCCAGCAACAGCGCCACCACCACTCCCCACGATTCCTTGCGCATCGTCCACCTTCGATTCACCCGACCCATGCCCGGCCGCTCGCGTGACGGTACGGCGACGGGACGTAACGATTGCCGAGACCCGATTCAACCCCGGTGAGCCCCTCGTTCAGCTCGCGCGCGCGAAGCGCCCTGGGGGCTGCCCCACGTGCTTGCTGAACGCCGCGGTGAAGGTGCTCGCCGAGCTGTACCCCACGCGCTCGGCCACCTCGGAGATGGAGAGCTCCCGGCGGCGCAGCAGTCCTCTCGCGACAGCCATCCGCCAGTCGAACAGGTACTCCATGGGAGGCTGCCCCACCGTGCGCGTGAAGCGCTCGAAGAAGGCCGAGCGCGAGAGCGCCGCGCTCTTCGCGAGCTGCGCCACGGTCCACGAACGGGTGAGGTGTCGGTGCATCTGCCGTATCGCAGGTGCGAGCCGCACATCCGCCAGGCCCCGCAGGAGCCCCGGAGGTGTGTCGTCCCCCGAGGTCGACCGCAGCGCCTCGATGAGCAACAACTCCACCAGCCGTGTCAGCACGAGGTCTCGGCCCGAACGCTCTTCGCTCGTTTCATCGCTGACGAGCTGCACCAGCGTGGAGAGCCGCGCCACGCCACGCACGTGCACCACGGCCGGGAGGAGCGACACCATCAGCGCCGCGTCGGGTGAGTCGAAGACGAAGTACCCCCCGAGCAGACGCACGTCCGGGCGCCCCCCTCGTCGGCCATGGCGCACCTCGCCTTTGGAAGTGGGGGCCTGCTTCGGGTCGATGCGCACGGGCATCACCGGCTCGAAGCCAGAGAGGGTGAAGCCCGGCGTGGCGGGCAGGAGCACGAAATCGCCCGCCTCCAGCGTGAGGGATGGCTGACCATCGACGGCCAGGCGGCAGCGCCCTTCGAGCACGGCGCTGAAGCTCGGCTGGCCGAAGTCCGAGTAGCGGACGCCCCAGGAGCCGGCCCCGCTGATGCCTTTCGAGAAGACAGCCCTGGGCTGCAGGAGCGTGATGACTTCCGAGAGCGGGTCGGTCATGGCTGGACTCTAGCAAAAGAAATACGGACTCCCCATGGTGGAGCGTCCAGAGCGTCGCGCGTACCTTCAGGACATCAACACCGCGCGACCCGCGGCAAGGAGACCCACATGAAGACAGTGCTCATCACCGGATGTTCCTCTGGCTATGGACTCGAGACGGCTCGCCACTTCCATGACCAGGGATGGAACGTGGTCGCCACCATGCGAACGCCGCGTGCGGACCTCCTTCCCCGCTCGGACCGGATGCGCATGGTGCCGCTCGACGTGACGAAGCCCGAGAGCATCACCGCCGCGCTGGAGGCGAGCGGGCCCATCGACGTGCTCGTCAACAACGCGGGCATCGGGCTCATGGGGGCCTTCGAGGCCACGCCGATGGCCACGGTGCGGGAGGTGTTCGAGACCAACGTCTTCGGCGTCATGGCGATGACGCAGGCGGTGCTGCCACGGTTTCGCGCACGCAGGTCGGGCGTGATTGTGAATGTGACCTCCAGCGCGACGCTGGCACCCATGCCGCTGGTCGCCGTCTACACCGCGAGCAAGGTGGCCATCGAAGGCTTCACCGAGTCGCTCGCGTTCGAGCTCGAGTCCTTCAATCTGCGCGTGAAGCTCGTCGAGCCTGGCTACGGTCCAGACACGCGCTTCACGAGCAACGGCAGCGCGCGGATGGAGGGGCTGTTCCCCGAACCGTATGCGCCCTTCGCCCAGCACATCTTCGCCTCGCTGGGACAACCGACCCAGGTGACACGCGGGTCCGATGTCGCGGAGGCGGTGTGGAACGCCGCGAATGACACCTCGGGGACGCTGCGCTTTCCCGCGGGGCCCGACGCGGTGGCGCTGGCCCGCTCGGCATAGGCAGACTGGCAAATTTGGAGCGTGCTGCCAGAATCCGCGCATGCTCGCCTCGCTCGCGCTGCTCCTCCTCGCCGCCCAGCCCGATGCCGACGGGCCGACCCGCGTCCTCTACGAGACAGATACCGCGCTCATCACCCCCGACCCGGGGAATCGGCTCATCGAGGCGCTCGCCGCGAAGCACGAGGCGCTGGATGCGTGCGCGGAGGGCTTCGCCACGCTGATTGAACAGGGCGCGGCCCCTTCGCTGGCCTTCAAGTTCAAGGCGAACGGGAAGCTCGACACGCTCGCGGGCATGGACCAGCCCGATGAGCCCAGGGGAATCCAGGCCCGGCTCGCGTGCTTCAAGAAGGTGTTGGGCTCGCTGAAGGTCGAGCCCTCCCGCTTCCCGCGGAGTGGGACGCTGTACTTCAAGCCGGACAGGCCCTTCGTCGCGAAGGCGCCTCCCACCGCCGAGTCCGCGCGACTGGAGAAGACCGAGCGAGGCATCACCCTCACGCTGACCGGCAAACGCCAGCAGGCCGGTACCGAGCCCCGCTTCGGTCTCTCGTACCAGGCCACCGTCACCAATACCGGCAAGGTTCCCCGGGGCGTGCGTCAGCGATTCCTCTACGCCAACGCCGAGCACAACACCGACGGCGGGAGCGTGGTCTCGCACGCCGCGATGCTGAGCACCGACTCCCGGGCCCCCGTCACCTGCCTGAAGCCCGGTGAGTCGTTGACCACGGAGCTGGGGGGCGGAGAGAAGGACGGCATCAAGCCCGGTGGCAGCCTCTCCGCATCTCCCTTCGTGGTCGTGGGGGATTGCGTGAACCCCGATGAGCGGGTGTGGGTGGGAGGGTTCCGCCTGGATTGGACCGACAAGACGAAGGCCGAGCCACGGCTCATCGCGATGCCCTTCTGGGTCCATCAGGTGGTCCCCCTCACGCCCAGGGAGACCTGGCGGTGAGGCGGTGTCTCCCGCGGCTTCCGTGATGCCACTCCCAGCAACTCCTTCAGGCCCGAGGACAGCGCCTCGAAGACCGTCCTGCACCGGGCCGTCGCGCGAAGGTCCTCGTGCATGACGACCCACACCTCCGCCGACGGCGCGAACAGGCGAGGGAGGATTCGGACCAGTCCCGAGCGCTGCCCCAGCGGCACCAGACACCCGCCAATCCCACACCCCGACCGGATGGCCGCGAACATCGCCAGGTCACTGTCGGTCCGCAGGGAGAAGTCCTCGCGCGTGAGCGCCCTGCCCTCCAGCTTGAGCACCCGCGTGTAGGGCGCCCCCACGTCGAACCCCACCAGCGCATGCTTGAGGAGCTC is part of the Myxococcus landrumus genome and encodes:
- a CDS encoding alpha/beta fold hydrolase, whose protein sequence is MRKESWGVVVALLLGGLQAEAQEAPATQDRAEAVRIIADLRKIVAPEGLERSEKVRIGGIDQWVSVRSRDLRNPVLLVLHGGPGWVAMPTSWYVAHGWDEFFTVIQWDQRGAGKTYAANDSAAVTPTLTVERMHADTEEVVRWARKTFGKEKLFVLGHSWGSILGLNLAAKHPEWLHAYIGAGQAIDARESERRGWAWTMEQARAAKNEEAIRDLESIAPYAVGKTPLSVKDIMLQRRWLNFYGGAAYRRPNAGFEAGAVALSPEYTEEDQRQVWKAESVSVEKLLPAILTTDLSQVKQLKTPVLLFLGRHDRNVSAPVAAEWFAGIKAPSKQLVWFEQSAHEMLAEEPGKVLLSLVRQARPFAERVGDVAPVSSK
- a CDS encoding AraC family transcriptional regulator, yielding MTDPLSEVITLLQPRAVFSKGISGAGSWGVRYSDFGQPSFSAVLEGRCRLAVDGQPSLTLEAGDFVLLPATPGFTLSGFEPVMPVRIDPKQAPTSKGEVRHGRRGGRPDVRLLGGYFVFDSPDAALMVSLLPAVVHVRGVARLSTLVQLVSDETSEERSGRDLVLTRLVELLLIEALRSTSGDDTPPGLLRGLADVRLAPAIRQMHRHLTRSWTVAQLAKSAALSRSAFFERFTRTVGQPPMEYLFDWRMAVARGLLRRRELSISEVAERVGYSSASTFTAAFSKHVGQPPGRFARAS
- a CDS encoding SDR family oxidoreductase, translated to MKTVLITGCSSGYGLETARHFHDQGWNVVATMRTPRADLLPRSDRMRMVPLDVTKPESITAALEASGPIDVLVNNAGIGLMGAFEATPMATVREVFETNVFGVMAMTQAVLPRFRARRSGVIVNVTSSATLAPMPLVAVYTASKVAIEGFTESLAFELESFNLRVKLVEPGYGPDTRFTSNGSARMEGLFPEPYAPFAQHIFASLGQPTQVTRGSDVAEAVWNAANDTSGTLRFPAGPDAVALARSA